The proteins below come from a single Gordonia sp. X0973 genomic window:
- a CDS encoding murein biosynthesis integral membrane protein MurJ — protein MTDHPDADPELTAPPGGFRPLSGPLADPKAAPVPPIAGRAQPRPIPPRPLPPRSSAPIRREPDDRPTGRPSAAGDETSDAAVVRTGGSIALATLISRITGFVRSVLLLAVLVPAAASAFGVAYVLPNMIAEVVLGAVLTAIVIPVLVRAEAEDEDGGAGFINRIFTITLVVLSVATLLALVAAPFLTLLNVGSHSEVSRPLTTAFAYLLLPEILFYGVSALFMAILNVKNVFKPGAWAPVLNNIVQIATLVLFVLMPGDLTLNPVHLSDPKLLVLGVGTTLGVVVQAAVLLPYLRKAGVRLRLQWGLDARLRMFGNMAAAIIVYVLALQVGLVVTNHIAAAHAASGPIIYQTHWQLLQLPYGILGVTILTALMPRLSRNAAAKDDSAVVADLSLATRLTMVALVPVVTFMTFFGPAIGTAVFSYGRFNDNHDLPAQLGSVLAWGAFTLIPYAMTLVQLRVFYAREDAWTPTGMVIGITGVKVGASLLGPVLFDDPNLIIRWLALSNGLGYLAGAIVGHFLLRSHLGNRRTSGTARTTVITLLASIGAVALTWVLARLLGLRRLGDSYGTAGWLLYLAITAIVALGLAYAVMAVAKVPDVVAITTMARRAIGRFVPALAPKPDLSSPDADDTTMTVAFPKIGADESLPYSGQVEVVRRFDRGTSTWRSYTVHSGGAAGTGSISMPPRTDDLAARPNMRYRRKGMPIMSDGKDTAAADDASTTDQAADPSAVAAGSDSADSGSDAPAPPPTRTAPRGPRLVPGAAVAGGRYRLISNAGGARGLQFWHARDINLDRDVALTFVDAEQIAAPTAAGEPADADGPQAVLSRTLRIGHLNSAGAARVLDVIRGSSGGIIVAEWVPGSSLSQVSATEPSPRGAARAVRALAAAAEAAHRTGGALSIDSPDRIRISTNGDAVLAFPGTLAGDDKTSDVRGLGAVLYALLLDRWPLTADGSATTTTKQGSDLVGGMHPALPDDQSATPMAPIEPRRARPQIPFEISAVAARAISGDQGIRTAATIQHVLDQATVADLPTTAVAPLDSDGNPIAPAEAAEQPAEVATETPVPLRENKPLLVGLGIAALLVVIALIIMLSKLLGGSAPNSDIDAILTTSSATNADAPGAPIPLQTVSVVDFSNQPPDPSTNVTHVISGDTPSWQTDRYKTSADFGGLKPGIGLMFNLGGNRTVRSVTVATPNPGFHVELRTAPAVVTSLNATTKVADGDVDTGATTITVANPKSSPFLLVWIDRLAPSQTNYGQYEAIVQKISMKS, from the coding sequence ATGACTGACCATCCCGACGCCGATCCGGAGCTGACCGCGCCGCCCGGCGGGTTCCGCCCGCTGTCCGGCCCCCTCGCCGATCCGAAGGCCGCGCCGGTGCCGCCGATCGCCGGTCGCGCGCAGCCGCGGCCGATTCCGCCCCGCCCGCTTCCGCCGCGTTCCTCCGCACCGATCCGACGCGAGCCGGACGACCGGCCGACCGGACGTCCGAGTGCGGCCGGTGACGAGACCTCCGACGCCGCGGTCGTCCGCACCGGCGGATCCATCGCCCTCGCGACGTTGATCAGCCGCATCACCGGTTTCGTCCGGTCGGTCCTGCTCCTAGCCGTGCTGGTACCTGCCGCCGCCTCCGCCTTCGGCGTGGCCTACGTGCTCCCCAACATGATCGCCGAGGTCGTCCTCGGCGCCGTGCTGACCGCCATCGTCATCCCCGTCCTGGTCCGCGCCGAAGCCGAGGACGAGGACGGCGGCGCCGGCTTCATCAATCGAATCTTCACGATCACCCTGGTGGTGCTCTCCGTCGCCACGTTGCTGGCCCTGGTCGCCGCACCGTTCCTGACCCTGCTGAACGTCGGCTCGCACAGCGAGGTCTCCCGCCCGCTGACCACCGCCTTCGCCTATCTGCTGCTGCCGGAGATCCTGTTCTACGGGGTCTCGGCGCTGTTCATGGCGATCCTCAACGTGAAGAACGTCTTCAAACCGGGGGCCTGGGCCCCCGTGCTGAACAACATCGTCCAGATCGCCACGCTGGTGCTGTTCGTCCTGATGCCCGGCGATCTGACGTTGAACCCGGTCCACCTCAGCGATCCCAAACTCCTCGTCCTCGGCGTGGGCACCACGCTCGGTGTCGTGGTCCAGGCGGCCGTCCTGCTGCCCTACCTGCGCAAGGCCGGCGTCCGGCTGCGCCTGCAGTGGGGCCTCGACGCCCGTCTGCGCATGTTCGGCAACATGGCCGCGGCGATCATCGTCTACGTCCTCGCCCTGCAGGTCGGCCTGGTGGTCACCAACCACATCGCGGCCGCCCACGCCGCCTCCGGCCCCATCATCTACCAAACCCACTGGCAGTTGCTGCAGCTCCCGTACGGGATTTTGGGCGTGACGATCCTGACCGCGCTCATGCCGCGGTTGTCGCGGAACGCCGCCGCCAAGGACGACTCCGCCGTCGTCGCCGACCTCTCGCTGGCCACCCGACTCACGATGGTGGCCCTCGTCCCGGTCGTCACCTTCATGACCTTCTTCGGCCCGGCCATCGGCACGGCCGTCTTCTCCTACGGCCGGTTCAACGACAACCACGACCTGCCCGCCCAACTCGGATCGGTGCTCGCCTGGGGCGCCTTCACCCTCATCCCCTACGCGATGACCCTGGTGCAGCTGCGCGTCTTCTACGCCCGCGAGGACGCCTGGACCCCGACGGGGATGGTCATCGGCATCACCGGGGTCAAGGTGGGCGCCTCGCTGCTCGGTCCGGTGCTGTTCGACGACCCGAACCTCATCATCCGATGGCTGGCCCTGTCCAACGGCCTAGGCTACCTCGCCGGGGCGATCGTCGGGCATTTCCTGCTCCGCTCCCACCTGGGCAACCGCCGCACGTCGGGAACGGCGCGGACCACCGTCATCACCCTGCTCGCCTCGATCGGTGCCGTCGCCCTGACCTGGGTGCTGGCGCGGTTACTCGGGCTGCGCCGCCTCGGCGACTCCTACGGCACCGCCGGGTGGCTTCTCTACCTGGCGATCACCGCGATCGTCGCCCTCGGTCTGGCCTATGCGGTCATGGCCGTCGCGAAGGTGCCCGACGTCGTGGCCATCACCACCATGGCCCGACGCGCGATCGGCAGATTCGTCCCGGCGCTCGCACCCAAGCCGGACCTGTCGTCGCCGGACGCGGACGACACCACGATGACCGTCGCCTTCCCCAAGATTGGCGCGGACGAATCCCTGCCCTACTCTGGTCAAGTTGAAGTCGTCCGCCGCTTCGATCGGGGCACATCGACGTGGCGTTCCTATACCGTTCACAGTGGTGGAGCGGCCGGAACGGGCAGCATATCTATGCCGCCCCGGACCGACGATCTCGCCGCCCGGCCAAATATGCGCTACCGCAGGAAAGGAATGCCGATTATGAGCGACGGCAAAGACACCGCGGCCGCCGACGACGCTTCGACGACGGACCAGGCCGCCGACCCGAGCGCTGTCGCCGCGGGGTCCGATTCCGCCGATTCCGGTTCGGACGCGCCGGCCCCGCCGCCGACGCGAACCGCCCCGCGCGGACCGCGCCTGGTGCCCGGTGCCGCCGTCGCGGGCGGAAGGTATCGCCTCATCTCCAACGCCGGCGGCGCGCGCGGCCTGCAGTTCTGGCACGCCCGCGACATCAACCTCGATCGCGACGTGGCCCTGACCTTCGTCGACGCCGAGCAGATCGCCGCGCCGACCGCTGCCGGCGAGCCCGCCGACGCCGACGGTCCCCAGGCGGTGCTGTCGCGCACGCTCCGGATCGGTCATTTGAACTCGGCGGGCGCCGCACGCGTCCTCGACGTCATCCGCGGCTCGTCCGGCGGCATCATCGTCGCCGAGTGGGTACCCGGCTCCTCGCTGTCCCAGGTGTCGGCCACCGAGCCCTCCCCGCGCGGGGCGGCCCGGGCGGTGCGCGCCCTCGCCGCCGCCGCCGAAGCGGCCCACCGCACCGGCGGCGCCCTGTCCATCGACAGCCCCGACCGCATTCGCATCTCCACCAACGGCGACGCGGTCCTCGCCTTCCCCGGCACGCTCGCCGGCGACGACAAGACCTCCGACGTCCGCGGCCTCGGCGCCGTCCTCTACGCCCTGCTCCTCGACCGGTGGCCGCTGACCGCCGACGGATCGGCGACGACGACCACCAAGCAGGGCTCCGACCTGGTCGGCGGGATGCACCCCGCCCTGCCCGACGACCAGAGCGCCACGCCGATGGCCCCCATCGAGCCGCGTCGCGCCCGGCCGCAGATCCCGTTCGAGATCTCCGCCGTCGCGGCCCGCGCGATCTCCGGCGACCAGGGGATCCGGACCGCCGCGACCATCCAGCACGTGCTGGACCAGGCCACCGTCGCCGACCTGCCGACCACCGCGGTGGCGCCGCTCGATTCCGACGGCAATCCGATTGCCCCGGCCGAGGCCGCCGAACAGCCGGCCGAAGTCGCGACCGAGACGCCGGTACCGCTGCGGGAGAACAAGCCGTTGCTCGTCGGGTTGGGGATCGCCGCACTCCTCGTCGTAATCGCGCTGATCATCATGCTCTCGAAGCTCCTCGGCGGTTCTGCGCCGAATTCGGACATCGACGCCATCCTGACGACCAGCTCGGCGACGAACGCCGATGCCCCCGGGGCACCGATCCCGCTGCAGACCGTCAGCGTCGTCGACTTCTCCAACCAGCCGCCCGATCCGTCGACGAATGTGACGCATGTGATCAGCGGCGACACCCCGTCGTGGCAGACCGATCGCTACAAGACGTCCGCGGACTTCGGCGGCCTCAAGCCGGGTATCGGGCTGATGTTCAACCTGGGCGGCAACCGGACGGTCCGCTCGGTGACCGTCGCGACCCCCAACCCGGGCTTCCACGTCGAGCTGCGGACCGCACCGGCCGTCGTCACCTCGTTGAATGCCACGACGAAGGTTGCCGACGGCGATGTCGACACCGGCGCGACCACGATCACCGTGGCGAACCCGAAGTCCTCGCCCTTCCTGCTCGTGTGGATCGATCGGCTGGCGCCCTCGCAGACGAATTACGGGCAGTACGAGGCCATCGTCCAGAAGATCTCCATGAAGAGCTGA
- the sigM gene encoding RNA polymerase sigma factor SigM translates to MNRGDLEHLSDAQLLEAHVGGHRYAFTALVRRHHDRMAAVAYRTMNDPQEVPDALQDAWTNAHEMAGQFRADSQVSSWLHRIVINACLDRMRRSRVRAAKLVPELDTQLPDPSDHAHDVDLALSINRALCLLPEDQRRAILLVDVEGYPIGEAAALLGVPTGTVKSRCARGRLRLSVILASLRTPV, encoded by the coding sequence ATGAACCGGGGGGATCTGGAGCATCTCAGCGACGCTCAGCTACTCGAAGCACACGTCGGCGGCCATCGATACGCCTTCACCGCGCTGGTCCGGCGCCATCACGACCGGATGGCCGCCGTCGCGTACCGCACGATGAATGATCCGCAGGAAGTGCCCGATGCGCTGCAGGACGCCTGGACCAACGCCCACGAGATGGCCGGTCAATTCCGCGCGGATTCCCAGGTGTCCAGCTGGCTGCACCGCATCGTCATCAACGCCTGTCTCGACCGCATGCGCCGCTCCCGCGTCCGGGCGGCCAAACTGGTGCCCGAGCTCGACACCCAACTGCCCGATCCGAGCGATCACGCGCATGACGTCGACCTCGCCCTGTCCATCAACCGGGCCCTGTGCCTGCTGCCGGAGGACCAACGCCGGGCGATCCTGCTCGTCGACGTCGAGGGTTATCCGATCGGCGAGGCCGCCGCCCTGCTGGGCGTGCCGACCGGCACCGTCAAGAGCCGCTGCGCCCGTGGGCGGCTGCGGCTTTCGGTCATTCTGGCGAGCCTGCGCACCCCGGTTTGA
- the trxB gene encoding thioredoxin-disulfide reductase, translating to MSTSSDDTIADVIIVGSGPAGYTAAIYAARAELSPIVFEGTQFGGELMTTTEVENFPGFRAGIQGPDLMDEMREQALRFGADLRMEDVDTIRLDGEIKEVEVGGEVYRSKAIILAMGAAARYLGLDDEQRLLGRGVSACATCDGFFFKDNEIAVIGGGDSAMEEATFLTKFATKVYLIHRRDEFRASRIMLDRARNNPKIEFITNTAVDKIVGDDSVTGLVLSDTRTGETRDLPVTGMFVAIGHDPRSELVAGQVDRDEAGYVLTEGRSSYTSVPGVFAAGDLVDHTYRQAITAAGSGCAAAIDAERWLADRAAEPTKQAAAAQS from the coding sequence GTGAGCACCAGTTCCGACGACACCATCGCCGACGTGATCATCGTCGGCTCCGGCCCGGCCGGATACACCGCCGCGATCTATGCCGCGCGGGCCGAATTGTCGCCGATCGTCTTCGAGGGCACCCAGTTCGGCGGCGAGTTGATGACGACCACCGAGGTGGAGAACTTCCCCGGCTTCCGCGCGGGCATCCAGGGCCCCGATCTGATGGACGAGATGCGCGAGCAGGCGCTGCGTTTCGGCGCCGACCTGCGCATGGAGGATGTCGACACAATCCGCCTCGACGGCGAGATCAAAGAGGTCGAGGTCGGCGGGGAGGTGTACCGCAGCAAGGCGATCATCTTGGCGATGGGCGCGGCGGCACGATACCTGGGCCTCGACGACGAGCAGCGCCTCCTCGGCCGCGGCGTCTCGGCCTGCGCCACCTGCGACGGCTTCTTCTTCAAGGACAACGAGATCGCCGTCATCGGCGGCGGCGATTCGGCGATGGAGGAGGCGACCTTCCTCACCAAGTTCGCCACCAAGGTGTACCTGATCCACCGGCGCGACGAATTCCGCGCGTCGCGGATCATGCTCGACCGCGCGCGCAACAACCCCAAGATCGAATTCATCACCAACACGGCCGTCGACAAGATCGTCGGCGACGACTCGGTGACCGGCCTGGTGCTGTCGGACACCCGCACCGGCGAGACGCGCGATCTGCCGGTGACCGGCATGTTCGTGGCCATCGGCCATGATCCGCGCAGCGAATTGGTCGCCGGCCAGGTCGACCGCGACGAGGCCGGCTACGTGCTCACCGAGGGCCGCAGCAGCTACACCTCGGTCCCCGGGGTGTTCGCGGCCGGCGACCTCGTCGACCACACCTACCGACAGGCGATCACCGCCGCCGGCAGCGGCTGTGCGGCGGCGATCGATGCCGAGCGCTGGCTGGCCGATCGCGCCGCCGAACCGACCAAGCAGGCCGCGGCCGCACAATCCTGA
- the trxA gene encoding thioredoxin, protein MGAHTTDVTDASFATDVLGSDKPVLVDFWATWCGPCKMVAPVLEEIARDNGDKLTVAKIDVDANPGVARDYEIMSIPTMKLFSGGEVVKTIVGAKGKAALLRELDSVINPS, encoded by the coding sequence ATGGGCGCCCACACCACCGATGTCACCGATGCCTCGTTCGCCACGGACGTGCTCGGCTCGGACAAGCCCGTCCTCGTCGACTTCTGGGCCACCTGGTGCGGACCGTGCAAGATGGTCGCACCCGTCCTCGAGGAGATCGCCCGCGACAACGGCGACAAGCTGACCGTCGCGAAGATCGACGTCGACGCCAACCCCGGCGTCGCGCGCGACTACGAGATCATGTCCATCCCCACGATGAAGCTCTTCTCCGGCGGTGAGGTGGTCAAGACCATCGTCGGCGCCAAGGGCAAGGCGGCGCTGCTGCGCGAACTCGACTCGGTCATCAACCCGTCCTGA
- a CDS encoding N-acetylmuramoyl-L-alanine amidase, which translates to MPSFRLGDQGSAVAEIRAILVTAQLLPDTSGPDALAVDDGEWASPEAVFDEALDHAVRAFQQQRGLLADGIVGAATYRALLESSYNLGSRILLFRLSSPMTGDDVAALQSRLQNLGYYPSLVDGVFGEATHTALCRYQSEYDLASDGICGPATLRSLDRLGNRITGGSPHTIREEERLRRSGPQLSGKRVLIDAGTGGTHPLSTGEIAGLEDYVLHDLAQRLEGRMGAAGMDTFVSHAGHTDPDALVRRSTAPDDSERAHTANAVDADLVIALRCAHHPTSSARGVASFYFGNSPASFSAVGRNLASFIQREIVARTGLYDCRTHPRTWPILRETRMPTALIEIGYITNPEDAQWLQDPAHRDTVAEAILVAVKRVYLLGENDRPTGTYTFADLIAAERAIS; encoded by the coding sequence ATGCCGTCGTTCAGGCTTGGTGATCAGGGCTCGGCAGTCGCCGAAATCCGCGCCATCCTGGTGACCGCCCAGCTCCTGCCCGATACCTCCGGTCCCGACGCATTGGCCGTCGACGACGGGGAGTGGGCATCGCCGGAGGCCGTATTCGACGAGGCTCTCGACCACGCCGTGCGCGCCTTCCAGCAGCAGCGCGGCCTGCTCGCCGACGGGATCGTCGGCGCGGCCACCTACCGCGCCCTCCTGGAGTCCTCCTACAACCTCGGGTCACGGATTCTGCTGTTCCGGTTGTCCTCGCCCATGACCGGCGACGACGTGGCGGCGCTCCAGTCGCGCCTGCAGAACCTCGGCTACTACCCGAGCCTCGTCGACGGGGTCTTCGGCGAAGCCACCCACACCGCGCTGTGCCGCTACCAGTCCGAATACGACTTGGCCTCCGACGGGATCTGCGGACCGGCGACGCTGCGCTCCCTGGACCGGCTGGGCAACCGCATCACCGGCGGTTCCCCGCACACCATCCGCGAGGAAGAGCGCTTGCGGCGCTCCGGCCCGCAATTGTCGGGCAAGCGCGTGTTGATCGACGCCGGTACCGGTGGCACGCACCCGCTTTCGACGGGCGAGATCGCCGGGCTCGAGGACTACGTCCTGCACGATCTCGCGCAGCGTCTGGAAGGCCGGATGGGCGCCGCCGGCATGGACACCTTCGTCTCCCACGCCGGGCACACCGATCCCGATGCCCTCGTGCGCCGCAGCACCGCGCCGGACGACTCGGAGCGCGCCCACACGGCCAACGCCGTCGATGCCGACCTCGTCATCGCGCTGCGCTGCGCCCATCACCCGACCTCCTCCGCACGGGGTGTCGCCAGCTTCTACTTCGGCAACAGCCCGGCCTCGTTTTCGGCCGTCGGACGGAACCTCGCAAGCTTCATTCAGCGCGAAATCGTCGCTCGCACAGGGCTTTACGACTGCCGGACGCATCCGCGCACCTGGCCGATCCTCCGCGAGACGCGGATGCCGACGGCCCTCATCGAGATCGGCTACATCACCAACCCGGAAGACGCGCAGTGGCTCCAGGACCCCGCGCACCGCGACACCGTGGCCGAGGCCATTCTCGTGGCCGTGAAGCGGGTCTATCTGCTGGGGGAGAACGACCGTCCCACCGGCACGTACACGTTCGCCGATCTGATCGCCGCCGAGCGCGCCATCTCCTAG
- a CDS encoding ParB/RepB/Spo0J family partition protein: MSTPRKGGLGRGLAALIPTGPPETDAPSATSPTSTSMGTQGMGAAAADVVLGTGSAATTAPVPTGDGVDVGAVYRELRPTQIQPNPHQPRTVFDEEALAELVHSIREFGLMQPIVVRRLTVPQGDVEYQLVMGERRWRASQEAGLETIPAIVRETADGDMLRDALLENIHRAQLNPLEEAAAYQQLLDEFDVTQEELAQRIGRSRPLITNMIRLLKLPIPVQRRVAAGVLSAGHARALLALEAGSEAQEALAARIVAEGLSVRATEEAVTLANRGDAPEPAGPTAKRKQMVMPGLQDVAERLSDRLDTRVTVSLGKRKGKIVVEFGSVEDLERIVEEISRKRS; the protein is encoded by the coding sequence ATGAGCACTCCACGTAAAGGCGGCCTGGGCCGCGGCCTGGCCGCACTGATCCCCACCGGCCCCCCGGAGACCGATGCACCGTCGGCGACGAGTCCCACGTCGACGTCGATGGGCACCCAGGGGATGGGCGCCGCGGCCGCGGATGTCGTCCTCGGCACCGGCTCGGCCGCGACGACCGCGCCGGTTCCCACCGGTGACGGCGTCGATGTCGGGGCCGTCTACCGCGAACTCCGCCCCACCCAGATCCAGCCCAATCCGCATCAGCCGCGCACCGTCTTCGACGAGGAAGCCCTCGCCGAGCTCGTGCACTCCATCCGAGAGTTCGGCTTGATGCAGCCGATCGTCGTGCGGCGATTGACCGTCCCCCAGGGAGACGTCGAGTACCAACTCGTCATGGGCGAGCGCCGCTGGCGGGCCAGCCAAGAGGCGGGTCTGGAGACCATCCCGGCCATCGTCCGCGAGACCGCCGACGGCGACATGCTGCGCGACGCACTGCTGGAGAACATCCACCGGGCCCAGCTGAATCCGTTGGAAGAGGCGGCCGCCTATCAGCAGCTGCTCGACGAGTTCGACGTGACGCAGGAAGAGTTGGCGCAGCGGATCGGGCGGTCGCGACCGCTGATCACCAACATGATCCGGTTGCTCAAGCTGCCCATCCCGGTCCAGCGGCGCGTTGCGGCCGGTGTGCTGTCGGCTGGACATGCCCGTGCCCTGCTCGCCCTGGAGGCCGGAAGTGAGGCCCAGGAGGCGCTGGCCGCCCGCATCGTCGCCGAGGGACTCTCGGTGCGTGCCACCGAAGAAGCCGTGACCCTCGCCAATCGCGGCGACGCCCCGGAGCCTGCCGGACCGACGGCCAAGCGCAAGCAGATGGTGATGCCCGGGCTCCAAGACGTCGCGGAGCGACTGTCCGATCGACTCGACACCAGGGTCACCGTGAGCCTCGGCAAGCGCAAGGGCAAGATCGTCGTCGAATTCGGGTCGGTGGAGGATCTCGAACGTATTGTCGAGGAAATCTCGAGAAAACGGTCGTGA
- a CDS encoding ParA family protein, giving the protein MTTVPSNQPNVSRETSGHRGGADAFVDTPIAAAAARASEILTPGGTPPLPRPAQPRILTVANQKGGVGKTTTAVNLAAALSIHGLRVLVVDLDPQGNASTALGIDHRQPNISSVYELLLGEADLVSAIQQSPAHETLYCVPATLDLAGAEIELVSLVARENRLRNALSHEVLKQFGFDYVFIDCPPSLGLLTVNAMVAAREVLIPIQCEYYALEGVGQLLRNIELVQAHLNPQLHVSTVLLTMYDGRTKLADQVAEEVRRHFGDKVLRTIVPRSVKVSEAPGFGMTIIDYDPGSRGAMSYVDAARELALAAPVADGSAR; this is encoded by the coding sequence ATGACAACAGTGCCGAGTAATCAACCGAATGTTTCACGTGAAACATCGGGCCACCGAGGCGGAGCCGACGCCTTCGTCGACACCCCGATTGCTGCGGCCGCGGCCCGCGCCAGCGAGATTCTGACCCCCGGTGGTACGCCACCGCTCCCCCGTCCGGCTCAGCCCCGGATCCTCACCGTCGCCAACCAGAAGGGCGGAGTCGGCAAGACCACGACCGCGGTCAACCTGGCGGCGGCGTTGTCGATCCACGGCCTGCGAGTCTTGGTCGTCGACCTCGACCCGCAGGGCAATGCCAGCACGGCACTGGGGATCGATCACCGACAGCCCAATATCTCGTCGGTGTACGAGCTCCTGTTGGGGGAAGCCGATCTGGTCTCCGCGATCCAACAGAGCCCGGCGCACGAAACCCTCTACTGCGTGCCGGCGACACTCGACCTCGCCGGTGCCGAGATCGAGCTGGTCTCCCTCGTCGCCCGCGAGAATCGGTTGCGCAACGCGCTCAGTCACGAGGTGCTCAAGCAGTTCGGTTTCGACTACGTCTTCATCGACTGCCCACCGTCGCTGGGCTTGCTGACGGTCAACGCGATGGTCGCCGCGCGCGAGGTCCTCATCCCGATTCAGTGTGAGTACTACGCCCTCGAGGGTGTCGGACAGCTGCTGCGCAACATCGAGTTGGTCCAGGCGCACCTCAATCCGCAACTGCACGTCTCCACCGTGCTGCTGACGATGTACGACGGGCGGACCAAGCTGGCGGATCAGGTGGCCGAGGAGGTGCGCCGGCACTTCGGTGACAAGGTGCTGCGGACGATCGTGCCGCGCAGCGTCAAGGTGTCCGAGGCGCCCGGTTTCGGTATGACGATCATCGACTACGACCCGGGTTCCCGAGGGGCCATGAGCTACGTCGACGCGGCCCGCGAACTCGCCCTCGCGGCACCGGTCGCCGACGGCTCCGCGCGGTAG
- the rsmG gene encoding 16S rRNA (guanine(527)-N(7))-methyltransferase RsmG, with product MSVPEVATELFGDRLSLTVGYRDWLADTAVTRGLIGPREADRLWDRHILNCAVVAALFQPDERVVDIGSGAGLPGIPIAIARPDLDVVLVEPLLRRTTFLDEVVEDLGLTNVTVVRGRAEEKAIIAEHGEADAVTSRAVAPLDRLVRWSAPLIRAEGRLVAMKGSSAGTEIEEHRSACGSHGITDLRVETVGGDRLAEATTLVVGRKTAESSARARRRKRRTESERSV from the coding sequence GTGTCGGTACCAGAGGTAGCCACCGAGCTGTTCGGCGATCGGCTGAGCCTGACTGTCGGGTATCGGGACTGGCTGGCCGACACGGCGGTCACTCGGGGGCTCATCGGGCCGCGCGAGGCCGATCGTCTCTGGGATCGCCACATCCTCAACTGCGCCGTCGTCGCGGCGCTGTTCCAGCCCGACGAACGGGTGGTGGACATCGGCAGTGGAGCCGGTCTACCGGGGATCCCCATCGCGATAGCCCGCCCGGATCTCGACGTGGTTCTGGTCGAACCGTTGCTGCGCCGCACGACCTTCCTCGACGAGGTGGTCGAGGACCTGGGTCTGACGAATGTCACCGTCGTTCGGGGACGGGCGGAAGAGAAGGCGATCATCGCCGAACACGGTGAGGCGGATGCGGTGACCTCCCGGGCCGTGGCTCCCCTCGACCGACTGGTCCGATGGTCGGCACCGCTGATCCGGGCGGAAGGTCGTCTGGTGGCGATGAAGGGGTCCAGCGCCGGCACGGAGATCGAGGAGCATCGATCCGCCTGCGGTTCACACGGGATCACCGATCTGCGGGTGGAGACGGTCGGCGGCGATCGCCTTGCGGAGGCGACGACTCTCGTCGTCGGACGTAAGACGGCGGAATCGTCGGCCAGGGCGCGGCGTCGCAAGCGGCGAACAGAGAGTGAGCGGAGCGTTTAG
- a CDS encoding R3H domain-containing nucleic acid-binding protein: MTADAQVPDDDVVTDDVVVTAEAEETPAETTAADDADGATDVVAERADEDDEELDEEDQLIEEGEIAGDYLEQLLDVLDFDGDIDLDVDGDRAIVSIDGGKDLTKLVGKRGEVLDALQELTRLAVQQATGDRSRLMLDIARWRADRRERLAGLGTEVAHRVLESGEREALDPMSPFERKIVHDAVAAVDGVISESEGAEPKRRVVVIKT; the protein is encoded by the coding sequence ATGACTGCCGATGCGCAGGTTCCCGACGACGATGTCGTCACCGACGACGTGGTTGTGACCGCGGAGGCCGAGGAGACCCCGGCCGAGACGACCGCTGCCGACGACGCGGACGGTGCCACCGACGTCGTTGCCGAGCGAGCCGACGAGGACGACGAGGAGTTGGACGAAGAGGACCAGCTGATCGAAGAGGGCGAGATCGCCGGCGATTACCTCGAGCAGCTACTCGACGTCCTGGACTTCGACGGCGACATCGACCTGGACGTCGATGGCGATCGGGCCATCGTCAGCATCGACGGCGGCAAGGATCTGACGAAGCTCGTCGGCAAGCGCGGCGAGGTCCTCGATGCCCTGCAGGAGCTCACCCGCCTGGCGGTCCAGCAGGCGACGGGCGACCGCTCCCGGCTGATGTTGGACATAGCTCGGTGGCGTGCGGATCGCCGCGAGCGGTTGGCCGGACTCGGCACCGAGGTGGCCCACCGCGTGTTGGAGTCGGGCGAGCGCGAGGCCCTGGATCCGATGTCGCCGTTCGAGCGGAAGATCGTCCACGATGCGGTCGCCGCGGTCGACGGGGTGATCAGCGAGAGCGAGGGCGCCGAGCCCAAGCGGCGCGTGGTCGTTATCAAGACGTAG